The following proteins are encoded in a genomic region of Reichenbachiella sp.:
- a CDS encoding VCBS repeat-containing protein yields MRINPILSFLIVSITLISGCNDTTTTLSPKEGGSSQLGLLSPSSTGIEFQNPIKENLYFNFINYSYIFNGGGVAAGDINNDGLIDLYFTANQQENKLYLNKGNLKFEDITSSANLSDKIGWSSGVTMLDVNNDGWLDIYVCKSGSLADKQLRANKLYINQKDNTFKEDARAWGLDFTGFSTQASFLDFDKDGDLDLFLVNHRADFDKNDEVIPIGDVAINKDFSNQLYRNDGDRFVLVTREAGLESMTWGLSAAIGDFNSDGWEDIYVCNDFLQPDFLYLNNQDGSFSNQYLESFDHMSQHSMGSDFGDINNDGLDDLMVLEMSPEDHVRSKENMPSMSTENFNILVKSGYHHQYMVNTLQVNEGNGRFSDYAQIAGVSKTDWSWAPLFADLDEDGFNDLLVTNGVMKDLANSDYRNKIMTRIASKVKMSLEEAQAMVPSNKLPNYVYQNQGNFKFKNKSKEWGFDTPTFSNGAVYADLDNDGDLDVVINNVNDIAHIYKNNSTNNSINIELEGPSSNILGIGARIELYANGNKQEKSLYLSRGYLSSVSPRVHFGLGTTDYVDSVKVKWPDGRVTKAEKLELNKIHQLKWTQSIEDSTAEAQLDPFLVEVESKDLGIEFKHDEEPFNDFSKQLLLPYKLSQQGVKPSIADVNGDGKEDFYIGSGANQSGELYIQTNKGFEKRTGPWKDNQSAEEVSSLFFDFDQDGDEDLYVVTGSYEFQEGTSLLRNHLYENDGNGNFSQNNEVLPQNASNGKVVACADIDADGDLDLFVGGRVISGSYPLSPDSYVLINENGKFRDMTKKVAPDVSSIGMVTGASFTDFDQDGDLDLMVVGEWSAIQLFENHSGLLSKHSSSSLDETIGLWSALEVVDIDQDGDDDYLVGNLGLNTKYKTGGEKEFHIFSHDFDNSGMYDIVLTNKYKGNLVPARGLECSSEQIPSIKTEFTSFQDFASASLEDIYGEQKLKQAHHIQVDILTSVLVVNDGNGQFSLIQLPNEAQIAPIQDFEILDVNKDGVDEIFIVGNLFETEVETVRYDAMKGVVLNYKDGNMINVAKSQSGFFVDGNTRSVNELIINDEQYLMVSLNGSGLKFFKTR; encoded by the coding sequence ATGAGAATAAACCCAATTTTGTCTTTTCTGATTGTATCAATCACGTTGATATCAGGCTGTAATGATACAACTACTACCTTGTCCCCAAAAGAGGGAGGTTCTTCCCAATTAGGATTACTATCGCCTAGCTCAACAGGCATTGAATTCCAAAATCCAATAAAAGAAAATCTTTATTTCAACTTCATCAATTACTCTTACATTTTCAATGGTGGTGGAGTTGCGGCTGGAGATATCAACAATGATGGCCTCATAGATCTGTATTTTACTGCCAACCAACAAGAAAACAAACTATACCTCAACAAGGGGAATTTGAAATTTGAAGATATCACAAGTTCTGCTAACCTTTCCGATAAAATTGGTTGGTCAAGTGGGGTAACTATGTTAGATGTCAATAATGACGGATGGTTAGATATATATGTCTGTAAGTCAGGTTCACTTGCAGATAAACAACTCAGAGCCAATAAGCTCTATATCAACCAAAAGGACAACACCTTCAAGGAAGATGCTAGAGCATGGGGATTAGATTTTACAGGATTCAGTACACAGGCCTCTTTCCTTGATTTCGACAAAGATGGAGATCTCGATTTATTCCTTGTAAATCATCGAGCTGACTTTGATAAAAATGATGAGGTTATCCCGATAGGAGACGTAGCGATCAATAAAGATTTTTCAAACCAATTGTACAGAAATGACGGAGACCGTTTTGTACTGGTTACTAGAGAAGCAGGTTTAGAAAGTATGACTTGGGGACTTAGTGCTGCCATAGGAGATTTCAATAGCGATGGCTGGGAGGATATATATGTGTGTAATGACTTTTTACAACCTGATTTCTTATACCTCAATAATCAGGACGGATCGTTTTCAAATCAATATCTAGAATCTTTTGATCATATGTCACAGCATAGCATGGGTTCGGATTTCGGAGATATCAACAATGACGGTTTAGATGATTTGATGGTTTTAGAGATGTCTCCTGAAGATCATGTCCGTAGCAAAGAGAATATGCCATCGATGAGCACTGAAAACTTCAATATTTTGGTGAAAAGCGGTTATCATCATCAATACATGGTAAACACGCTGCAGGTAAATGAGGGTAACGGTCGTTTCAGTGACTACGCTCAAATCGCTGGCGTATCAAAGACAGATTGGAGTTGGGCGCCTTTGTTTGCCGACCTGGATGAAGATGGTTTTAATGACTTATTGGTCACCAATGGTGTAATGAAAGATTTGGCCAATAGTGACTATCGAAACAAAATAATGACTCGAATAGCTAGCAAGGTCAAAATGTCTTTAGAAGAAGCTCAGGCTATGGTTCCGTCTAATAAGCTTCCAAATTATGTTTATCAGAATCAAGGCAATTTTAAATTTAAGAATAAGAGCAAGGAATGGGGATTTGATACACCAACTTTTTCCAATGGAGCTGTATATGCGGATTTGGATAATGATGGTGATCTTGATGTGGTGATCAACAACGTCAACGATATTGCTCACATCTATAAAAACAATAGTACCAATAATTCAATAAATATTGAATTGGAGGGGCCTTCCTCAAATATACTGGGCATAGGTGCTAGGATTGAATTGTATGCGAATGGAAACAAACAGGAGAAAAGCCTATACCTCTCCAGAGGCTATTTGTCGTCAGTATCTCCTCGGGTTCATTTTGGATTGGGGACGACAGACTATGTTGATTCTGTAAAAGTTAAGTGGCCAGATGGTAGAGTTACCAAAGCCGAAAAACTTGAACTAAACAAAATACACCAATTAAAATGGACTCAGTCAATAGAAGATTCGACTGCTGAAGCTCAACTTGATCCATTTTTAGTCGAAGTAGAGTCAAAAGATCTAGGTATTGAGTTTAAACATGATGAGGAGCCTTTTAATGATTTCAGTAAGCAACTTTTACTTCCTTATAAGTTATCCCAACAGGGAGTAAAGCCTTCAATTGCAGATGTGAACGGCGACGGTAAAGAGGATTTCTATATTGGGAGTGGCGCAAACCAATCTGGAGAATTATACATTCAAACAAACAAAGGCTTTGAGAAAAGAACAGGGCCATGGAAAGACAATCAATCAGCAGAGGAAGTGAGTTCGTTGTTTTTCGATTTTGATCAAGATGGAGATGAGGATTTATATGTGGTGACTGGTAGCTATGAATTTCAAGAAGGTACTTCGCTACTTCGAAATCATCTTTATGAAAATGATGGTAACGGAAATTTTTCTCAAAATAACGAAGTGCTACCTCAGAATGCAAGCAATGGAAAGGTGGTGGCATGCGCGGATATAGACGCAGATGGAGATTTAGACTTGTTTGTTGGCGGTCGAGTAATTTCTGGTTCTTACCCGTTATCACCAGATAGCTATGTGCTAATAAATGAAAATGGGAAGTTTCGTGATATGACTAAAAAAGTGGCCCCTGATGTGAGTAGCATAGGTATGGTTACTGGAGCCTCGTTTACAGATTTTGATCAGGATGGCGACTTAGATTTAATGGTAGTTGGCGAATGGTCGGCTATACAACTTTTTGAAAACCATAGTGGATTATTGAGTAAGCACAGTTCGAGTTCTTTGGATGAGACAATTGGTTTGTGGAGTGCCTTAGAAGTGGTGGACATTGATCAGGATGGTGACGATGATTATTTGGTTGGCAATCTTGGACTGAACACAAAGTATAAAACGGGAGGAGAAAAGGAGTTCCATATTTTTAGTCATGATTTTGACAATAGCGGGATGTATGATATTGTACTTACCAATAAGTATAAAGGGAATTTAGTACCTGCGAGAGGGCTCGAGTGCTCTAGTGAACAAATACCATCCATTAAGACTGAATTTACCTCATTTCAAGATTTCGCATCAGCGAGTTTGGAGGATATTTATGGTGAACAGAAACTTAAGCAAGCGCACCATATACAAGTCGATATATTGACGAGTGTATTGGTTGTCAATGATGGAAATGGTCAGTTTAGTCTAATTCAGCTTCCAAATGAAGCTCAGATTGCACCAATTCAAGATTTTGAAATTCTAGATGTGAATAAAGATGGGGTAGACGAAATATTCATTGTAGGCAATCTGTTTGAGACTGAAGTGGAGACTGTTCGGTATGATGCCATGAAAGGAGTAGTACTCAACTATAAAGATGGAAACATGATTAATGTAGCGAAAAGTCAATCTGGATTTTTTGTTGATGGGAATACAAGGTCTGTAAATGAATTGATCATTAATGATGAGCAATATCTCATGGTATCATTAAATGGAAGCGGTCTAAAGTTTTTCAAAACACGATAA
- a CDS encoding RagB/SusD family nutrient uptake outer membrane protein, whose amino-acid sequence MKINKIYKSLLAFGTITVLSVTSCTDNFEEINSSPYGVSNETLEQDFNHVGGRIVTATQNIYSVTPAWLTQLQQNLMGDVFSGYMTPPTPFAGNVNNMTYALVDGWNGFPWSTAYQSVMFPLATMDETAGDDFPQFVAWGKIIRVEAMHRVADIYGPIVYSTFGQDPALYDSQEDVYKTFISDLDAAIATLKNYTDFAGFAKFDLVYGGDVTTWIQFANSLKLRLAIRMSKVDPAYAKTVGESALADATGLLADNASNFTLSESVGDHPLNTINNGWGDIRMSAEMESILTGYDDPRLGAYFEPAADEKVNPDGLDIYKGIRMGIEIEAKDTYGAHSALTTFGGIQLMTSAEVQFLKAEAALRGWAGAGDAKTNYEAGVTLSFLQHGVGGAVVDYLADNSSTPAEFIDAVNSSNDVKTGDPNLSTITIAWEDADSDEKKLERIITQKWIAMYPDGQEAWSEYRRTGYPKLFPVVVNNSGGKIDTDEQIKRINFPAAEATTNPEGLASGVSALGGDDDGGTALWWDVD is encoded by the coding sequence ATGAAAATAAATAAGATATATAAATCATTACTTGCGTTTGGTACCATTACAGTATTGTCTGTAACAAGTTGTACTGATAACTTCGAGGAGATCAATAGTAGCCCTTACGGGGTGTCTAATGAGACTTTAGAGCAAGACTTTAACCATGTTGGTGGACGTATAGTAACTGCTACGCAGAATATTTACTCTGTAACACCAGCTTGGCTTACACAGCTTCAGCAAAACTTGATGGGAGATGTATTCAGCGGATACATGACTCCTCCAACACCTTTTGCAGGGAATGTGAATAACATGACATATGCATTGGTTGATGGTTGGAATGGCTTTCCATGGTCAACAGCTTATCAAAGCGTAATGTTTCCATTGGCTACAATGGACGAGACTGCTGGAGATGACTTTCCTCAATTCGTTGCGTGGGGTAAGATTATTAGAGTGGAAGCTATGCACAGAGTAGCAGACATCTATGGTCCTATTGTTTATTCTACTTTTGGACAAGACCCTGCTTTGTACGATTCTCAAGAGGATGTATACAAAACTTTCATTTCTGACCTGGATGCGGCAATTGCTACCCTTAAAAACTATACTGACTTCGCTGGTTTTGCTAAGTTTGATTTAGTATATGGTGGTGATGTAACTACATGGATACAATTTGCAAATTCTCTAAAATTGAGATTGGCAATTAGAATGTCTAAAGTAGATCCAGCTTATGCTAAAACTGTAGGTGAGAGCGCTTTGGCTGATGCAACTGGTTTGCTAGCTGATAATGCATCCAATTTTACACTTTCTGAATCAGTTGGAGATCACCCATTGAATACTATCAATAATGGTTGGGGAGATATTAGAATGAGTGCTGAAATGGAGTCAATTTTAACTGGATATGATGATCCACGTTTAGGAGCTTATTTCGAACCTGCTGCTGATGAAAAAGTCAATCCTGATGGGTTAGATATTTATAAAGGTATCAGAATGGGAATTGAAATTGAAGCGAAGGACACTTACGGAGCTCATTCTGCTTTGACTACGTTTGGTGGTATTCAGTTGATGACTTCTGCTGAAGTACAATTTCTTAAAGCTGAGGCTGCTCTTAGAGGATGGGCAGGTGCTGGTGATGCAAAAACTAATTACGAAGCTGGTGTGACACTATCATTCCTTCAGCATGGTGTAGGTGGTGCAGTAGTTGATTATTTGGCTGATAATTCGAGTACACCTGCAGAGTTTATTGATGCGGTAAATTCGAGTAACGATGTGAAAACAGGTGATCCGAATTTAAGTACGATAACAATTGCTTGGGAAGATGCTGATTCTGACGAGAAAAAGTTAGAAAGAATCATTACACAAAAGTGGATTGCTATGTATCCTGATGGCCAGGAGGCTTGGTCTGAATATAGAAGAACAGGTTATCCAAAACTTTTCCCAGTGGTAGTAAATAACAGTGGTGGAAAAATTGATACTGATGAGCAAATCAAAAGAATCAATTTCCCGGCTGCAGAAGCTACTACAAACCCAGAAGGTCTTGCTAGCGGAGTGTCTGCTCTTGGTGGCGACGATGATGGCGGAACCGCTCTTTGGTGGGATGTTGACTAA